A genomic window from Aquila chrysaetos chrysaetos chromosome 9, bAquChr1.4, whole genome shotgun sequence includes:
- the VPS33A gene encoding vacuolar protein sorting-associated protein 33A encodes MAAHLSSGRVNLTALREAGRRELREFLDKCAGSKAIVWDEYLTGPFGLIAQYSLLKEHEVEKMFTLKPGRLPQADVKNIIFFVRPKLELMDIITDNVLREDRGRSPQRDFHILFVPRRSLLCEQWLKEQGVLGSFIHREQYSLDLIPFDGDLLSMESESAFKECYLESDQTSLYHAAKGLMTLQALYGTIPQIFGKGECARHVANMMIRMKREFPGSQNSIFPVFDTLLLLDRNVDLLTPLATQLTYEGLIDEIYGIQNTYVKLPPEKFAPKKQGEGGKDLPTEPKKLQLNSAEELYAEIRDKNFNAVGSVLSKKAKIISAAFEERHHAKTVGEIKQFVSQLPHMQAARSSLANHTSIAELIKDITTSEDFFDNLTVEQEFMSGIDTDKVNNYIEDCIAQKHPLIKILRLVCLQSVCNSGLKQKVLDHYKREILQTYGYEHILTLNNLEKAGLLKPQTSGRNNYPTIRKTLRLWMDDVNEQNPNDISYVYSGYAPLSVRLAQLLARPGWRSIEEVLKMLPGPHFEERQQLPTGLQKKRQHGENRVTLVFFLGGVTYAEIAALRFLSQMEDGGTEYVIATTKLINGTSWIKSLMEKLEPAPF; translated from the exons ATGGCGGCTCACCTGAGCTCGGGGCGCGTCAACCTGACGGCGTTGCGCGAGGCGGGGCGCCGGGAGCTCCGCGAGTTCCTCGACAAGTGCGCGGGCTCCAAG GCGATCGTCTGGGACGAGTACCTGACCGGGCCCTTCGGGCTGATCGCGCAGTACTCGCTCCTGAAG GAGCATGAGGTGGAAAAGATGTTCACGCTCAAGCCGGGCCGCCTGCCTCAGGCTGACGTCAAGAACATCATCTTCTTCGTCAGGCCCAAGCTAGAGCTGATGGACATCATTACGGACAACGTGCTCAG GGAAGACAGAGGCCGCTCTCCCCAGAGGGACTTCCACATCCTCTTCGTGCCGCGCCGCAGCCTGCTCTGCGAGCAATGGCTGAAGGAGCAGGGCGTGCTGGGGTCCTTCATCCACCGAGAGCAGTACAGCCTGGACTTGATACCCTTCGACGGAGACCTGCTCTCCATGGAGTCTGAGAGCGCATTCAAG GAATGTTACCTGGAGAGCGACCAGACAAGTCTGTACCATGCAGCAAAGGGGCTGATGACGCTGCAGGCTCTCTATGGAACCATCCCGCAGATTTTTGGGAAGGGCGAGTGTGCCCGG CACGTAGCTAATATGATGATCAGGATGAAGCGCGAGTTCCCTGGAAGCCAGAACTCGATATTTCCCGTCTTTGATACCCTCTTGTTGCTGGACCGCAATGTCGATCTGCTGACGCCATTAGCTACACAGTTGACGTATGAAGGGCTGATAGACGAAATCTACGGAATTCAGAACA CTTATGTGAAACTGCCTCCTGAGAAGTTTGCCCCAAAGAAGCAGGGTGAGGGTGGAAAAGATCTCCCCACAGAACCCAAGAAGCTCCAGCTGAACTCTGCTGAAGAGCTGTATGCTGAAATCCGAGACAAGAACTTCAATGCTGTGGGGTCAGTGCTGAGCAAGAAAGCCAAGATCATCTCAGCAGCCTTTGAG GAAAGACATCACGCAAAAACCGTTGGAGAGATTAAGCAGTTTGTCTCACAGTTGCCACACATGCAGGCAGCAAGAAGTTCCCTAGCAAACCACACCTCCATTGCAGAACTCATCAAAGACATCACCA CATCGGAAGATTTCTTTGATAATTTAACAGTGGAACAAGAGTTCATGTCTGGAATAGACACAGACAAG gttaaCAATTATATTGAAGACTGCATAGCTCAAAAACATCCATTAATCAAGATCTTGCGTCTCGTATGCTTGCAATCTGTATGCAATAGTGGACTGAAGCAGAAGGTTCTGGACCATTACAAAAGAGAGATTCTCCAG ACTTACGGCTATGAACATATATTGACCTTAAACAACTTAGAAAAGGCTGGACTCCTGAAACCTCAGACAAGTGGTAGGAATAACTACCCAACGATCAGGAAAACCCTGCGCTTATGGATGGATGATGTTAATGAACAG AACCCCAATGATATCTCCTATGTGTACAGTGGCTACGCTCCACTGAGTGTACGCCTGGCACAGCTACTGGCTCGGCCAGGGTGGCGGAGCATAGAGGAGGTTTTAAAGATGCTGCCGGGTCCCCATTTTGAGGAGAGGCAGCAGTTACCTACTGGCCTTCAGAAAAAGC GTCAACACGGTGAGAACCGAGTCACTCTGGTGTTCTTCCTGGGAGGTGTAACATACGCAGAAATTGCTGCACTGAGATTTCTGTCCCAAATGGAAGATGGAGGCACAGAGTACGTCATTGCCACTACAAAACTGATCAATGGAACAAGTTGGATCAAATCCTTGATGGAAAAACTGGAGCCTGCCCCTTTCTAG